The Amycolatopsis methanolica 239 nucleotide sequence GGGCGTCGACGAACCCGGGCAGCACCCAGGTGCCCGAGGCGTCCACCAGCTCCGCGTCCTCCGGGACGTCGACCTCCGCGGCCGTGCCGACCGCGGTGATCCTGCCGTTTTCGACCAGAACCGTGCCGCCGTCGATCGGGTCACCCTCGACCGGCACCACGTATCCGCCAACAATCGCCTTCACCATGGTGAGCCACGCTAACGGAACCGCTTCACCAGCTGCACGAGGTGGTAGCGCGCCCCGGTGAGGAACGCGGCGCGCCGCAGGGTCAGCAGCACGCCCGCGTCCGCCGAGCCGGACCGGGTCAGCCGTGGACGCGGATTCCCCAGCTGCCGGTCCACGAGCCGCCCGGCTCCAGCTCGATCAGGTCGGTGCCCGAGTTCAGCGCGTCGGCCGGGCACGTCATCGGCTCGATCGCGACGGCGCGGCCACGGCCGACCAGGTCGGTGGGCGTGAACACCTGCACCCAGCCGAAGTCCGGCCCGGCCCACACGTCGACGCTGCGTTCGCTGTGGGACAGGACGTGGTGGAACCGGCCGTCCTCGGCCGCGACTAGACCGCCGAACGCCGTGTCCAGGTCGACCTCGGCGAGAACGCGGCCCTCGCGGAAGTCGTACTCGGTGCCCGCGGTGTCCTGCTCGTCGCCGTAGGGCAGCTGCTGGTCACCCACGTAGGGGCGCACCCGGGTGGCCGGCAGGGTCAGCGTCAGCTCGTCGGTCGGCACGTCGCCGATGCGGAAGTACGGGTGCGCGCCCACACCGACCCCAATGGCGGACTCGCCCTCGTTGCGGATCTCGTGGGTGACGGTCAGCTCGCGCGGCGC carries:
- a CDS encoding aldose 1-epimerase family protein, which gives rise to MANPTGQQFEITRGNARAVVTEIGAGLRAFEISGVPYLETFAEDEHPPKGAGQILLPWPNRTKAARWTYQGEEQQLEVTEEARGNAIHGLTRHREWTLVEHAESSITFEIEVGKQPGWPVPLQARITYDLAPRELTVTHEIRNEGESAIGVGVGAHPYFRIGDVPTDELTLTLPATRVRPYVGDQQLPYGDEQDTAGTEYDFREGRVLAEVDLDTAFGGLVAAEDGRFHHVLSHSERSVDVWAGPDFGWVQVFTPTDLVGRGRAVAIEPMTCPADALNSGTDLIELEPGGSWTGSWGIRVHG